The nucleotide sequence ACGGCTCGAATGGGAGCCCGTCATCACCTTCATGGCCGACGCCGTGACCGGTACCGTCGAAGAACTCATCCGGACGCGCACGGCGCTGTCGGAACTATCCGAGCGATGGAGGGGCCGCCGAAAATTCCGAAGGGGATCTGCGGCCATGAGAGCGCTCGACGAACTTCACAATTATCCGGTCGTGACGGCGAAGCGGCTTGGCGAACTGCTCGATGTCACCCCCGCACAGATAAATAAGGGCATTGCGCAGTTGGTGGAAGCCGGCATTCTGCACGAGCGGACCGGATACGCACGCAACCGAGTTTACGCCGCTCCTGAAGCGCTCGCAGTCATCAATCGTCCCTTCGGTGAAGAGCCTGTTCTTCCAGAATAGGATGATTCGACGGGCCCCAACGGACCGTGACCGACACCACATGCGATGACCTGACTGCTGCACCGCCGATTCCGCGTCGGATTCCACACAGAATAAGTCAAACGCGCCCGGGCCGCTACGTTCTCACCGAGAAGCGAGTGAACGCGGTGAGCGTCTGCAGGCGAGGCGTGATCTCGCGCAGATAGATCTCCGACTTGAGGAAGGCGATCTCGACATCGACATCCGCCTCGCTGACGTCGATGTACCAGGATCTGGGCCGGCCGTCGCTGCCGTCGCTCCAACGGTAGCCTCTACGCTTCAGGACATCCTTCAGATCGAACGGCGACTGTTCGGCCCACAATCCTTACCGTTTTCTTTCGCGCCTGCTCCAACAGCGCCGCAAGCGCCGGTGCGCCCGCGGATGGCGTTCGACGGAAAGGATCTCGACGAGGGCGTGACAGTCGTCGACGGCCCTGTGCGCATGGTGAAAGAAGCCGGCACCGTTCAGAAGGTAGCCAAGTTGAGCTCCCGCGAATCCATGGTGGCGCCATTCCACCTCGGTCGCCGAGCAACCCCATGCCTTGTGTTCGAACACGGCCCAGAACCGTTCGGCGAATTTCCTGTCGAAGGCGGCATTGTGCGCGATCACGATGACCGAATCTTGCACGAAGGATTCGACGGCGGCTGCCTCGATGCGATGGCCGGCGACCATCTCGTCGCTGATTCCGGTGAGCGATGTCACCTCCGCAGGAATCGAGTATCGACGGCTCGTTGAACGAGGCGAAAACGTCGCGGACGCCGACGATGCGGCCGTCGGCGACGTAGTCGAACTTGACCATGCCGAGTTCGATGACCTCGTCTTTCTGTAGGTCGAGACCGGTGGTCTATCGATCGCGGAATCAAGCGTCGAAGGACACGATAGTCTTGGGACTGACCAAGCGCAGAAGCCATCGCGGCCAAGCTGAGATCCCCTTGCAACATGACTCCTTAAACCCTCCCCAGCGACGTCTGCCAGATCACATCAAGGAACGTATCACACGATCGGGCGGGTTGACTGATTCCGAAGGCAATAACCCGATTTCCACATCGGCCGCCCTTCTGGCACCGATGCCCGCGACGCCGCCGTGTTTCAACGTCGGATGACCCTCGCGCGCGCGGTCGTCCCGGTCCTAGCTTCAGCCGTGCTCCTCGCACTACAGCGCGGGGATCGCGCGGAGGCCGTCATGATGGAGCGCGACACTCGACAACGACCGGCCGCACGATGATCCCTCCCGGAAGGCTCGCAGCCTGGTCCTCGAGTTTCGCCCTGGCTTCGCCCACCGACATCTTCGGCGCGGTCCTGCCTCTTTGGGATCCCACTTGTCCGTCTCGAACCAGCCGACCAGGAATATTCCCGCTTGTGCGCGTAGGCGGATCATGTACTCGCGGACTAGCTGCGCCTCGAGCGCGGTGAAGATATCGTCGTTCCAGCACCCCTTCGCTTCGATGACGGCAGTAATCGGTTCGAACGATTCCCCGCCTGGACGGCGCCGAACAGCATTGATCAAGATATTTATACGCTTGCCGACGGGGGCTCCCGGCACTCGACCGTCTTCGACCTCGCGGTTGGCGAAGATGCCGGCGTCTGCGAGCTCCGACTGAAGGAAGCGTACGACGATGTCCGAGAAGCCGTTCTCATCGATGGGCCTGAAGACGCTCGTCGAACCCTGCCGGTCCCAAAGATCGCGCACCGGCGTCTGTGCGCCGTGAAGCGATAGTTCGAGCCGAAGAAAGCACGCATGGAAGCTTCTTTTCGGATGCGGTCCGTCAGATCGAGCGGCGATGCTGGTCGAAACCGCTCGGACTTTTCCGCAAGTTGCGAGTAGGCCGATGCTCTCCTACGTATGAGCTACGGATGCTCTTCCGCGTTCGTCGACGTAGCTTCGCTACGTTGTCAGGAGCGGCCGCCGCAGAAGGTCGCCTTCACGACCCGCGCGATAGTGGGCGACTGACCAATTTCAAGAGGGGACGGTTCAGCGCCCATCAAAAAAATCCATCCAGTGAGAAGGATTGACCGCCGTCTGGTCCGGCCCAATGTCTTTTGGACGCTACGCCTAAGTCGATAGAGGAGGTGAACATGGTCACTGAGGTTAAGGCCGACTGTTGAACACGGCCGGGCCGAGGGCCGCGTGTCCCTGGGCTCAATAGCCCATGCGATTGTTTTGGGCGGCGCTCGGTCGTGCCGCTCGGCCGCGTATTCCCGCTTCGACCCAACCTTGGATC is from Bradyrhizobium sp. ISRA430 and encodes:
- a CDS encoding exonuclease domain-containing protein — translated: MTSLTGISDEMVAGHRIEAAAVESFVQDSVIVIAHNAAFDRKFAERFWAVFEHKAWGCSATEVEWRHHGFAGAQLGYLLNGAGFFHHAHRAVDDCHALVEILSVERHPRAHRRLRRCWSRRERKR